One genomic segment of Helianthus annuus cultivar XRQ/B chromosome 14, HanXRQr2.0-SUNRISE, whole genome shotgun sequence includes these proteins:
- the LOC110907207 gene encoding uncharacterized protein LOC110907207, translated as MTDQKALHPVYSVTNIQTKVRTLDGVKVTYTSWAKLFKLHAKGYEVLNHIDGTEPPSKDDESYDSWVKIHAIVLQWIYGTLSDDLLVRILDYETTTQKAWNKIQTIFQNNKNSRASSLMHAFTTTTLASCSSLNDYFHKLKDIAEQLSDVDQPVIESRLVLQMVQGLPPEFDTTAQFINQSNTSWDDARDMIDREQRRQAARQQHSAFAAPRTGQTPGIPAPPLPVHPGQQFDQYAYRQNNKGRGRGRGYRGGRGRGRYNQGGY; from the coding sequence ATGACCGATCAGAAGGCTCTTCATCCAGTTTATTCGGTGACGAATATTCAAACCAAAGTTCGAACACTAGACGGTGTCAAGGTTACCTACACTTCGTGGGCAAAGCTCTTCAAGCTTCATGCTAAAGGCTATGAAGTACTCAACCACATCGACGGTACGGAACCCCCATCAAAAGATGACGAGAGTTACGACTCTTGGGTCAAGATCCATGCGATTGTGTTGCAGTGGATCTATGGTACGTTGTCCGATGATCTCTTGGTTCGAATCCTCGACTACGAAACCACAACCCAAAAGGCTTGGAACAAGATTCAAACGatttttcaaaacaataaaaactCGCGGGCGTCGTCTCTCATGCATGCGTTTACAACAACCACGTTGGCCTCCTGTTCATCGTTGAATGACTACTTTCACAAACTCAAAGACATCGCCGAACAACTCAGCGATGTAGACCAACCCGTTATAGAATCAAGATTGGTGCTTCAGATGGTTCAAGGCCTTCCGCCGGAGTTTGATACCACTGCTCAGTTCATCAACCAATCCAACACTTCGTGGGATGATGCTCGGGATATGATCGACCGGGAGCAGCGAAGACAAGCGGCTCGACAACAACACTCGGCTTTCGCCGCTCCACGCACGGGTCAGACACCAGGCATTCCCGCCCCTCCTCTGCCGGTTCACCCAGGTCAACAATTTGATCAGTATGCCTATCGGCAAAATAACAAAGGACGCGGCCGTGGTCGAGGTTACCGGGGCGGCCGGGGCCGTGGTCGTTACAACCAGGGAGGATATTAG